GGTCCCCATCGTCGCCGACGGGGGTGCCGCGAGCAGCGCGAGGGGCACGTCGTCGGACGCCTCCGACGGAAGGACCTCGGTCATCGACGCGGAGACGATGGAGTCCTGTATGTCCTGCATGGCCTGCATGGACGCCTGCCCCGTCGACATCGAACACGTCACGCAGTTCACCGAGATGAACCGCCGGCTCACCGAATCGGGCGAGATGAACGAGCACGTCCAGGACGCGATGATGAACGTCTTCCAGCACGGCAACACCTTCGGCGACCCCGGGCGCACGCGACCCGACTGGACCGACGACCTCGCGTTCGAGGTGCCCGACGCCCGCGAGGAGCCCGTCGAGTTCCTCTGGTACGTCGGCGACTACCCGAGTTACGACGAGCGCAACCGGCGCGTCGCCCGGGCGCTCGCCCGCGTCTTCGAGGCCGCCGACGTGGACTACGGGATCCTCTACGAGGCCGAGCAGACCGCCGGCAACGACGTCCGCCGCGTCGGCGAGGAGGGCCTCTACGAGATGCTCGTCAAGGACAACGCCGCCGCCATCGGGGACTGCGAGTACGACTCGATCGTCTGTACCGATCCCCACGCCTACAACACCTTCAAAAACGAGTACCCCGAGTTCGAGGCCTGCGAGTGGGAGGCCGGCGACGTCTACCACTACACGCAGGTCGTCGCCGACCTCGCCGAATCGGGCGCACTGGGGCTGCGGGGCGACGAACTGGACTACACCGTCACCTACCACGACCCGTGTCACCTGGGGCGGTACAACGACGTCTTCGAGGCTCCCCGCGACCTCGTCCGGGCGACCGGTGCCGACCTCCACGAGATGCCGCGCAACCGCGCCGACTCCTTTTGCTGTGGGGGCGGTGGCGGCGGCCTCTGGATGGACTTCGAGGAGGACACCAAACCCAGCGAGGAGCGCCTGCGCGAGGCGCTGGAGGACACCGACGCCCCGGTCGAGACGTTCGTCGTCGCCTGCCCGATGTGCATGACGATGTACGAGGACGGCCGCAAGACCGGCGGCTACGAGGACGACATCGAGGTCGTGGGCATCACCGAGCTGCTCGCCGAGGCCGTCGACGCCTGAGTCGGGGAACCCTTATCCCGCCGACCCATCTCCCCGGGGTATGGAAGTCGCGCTGCTCACCGTCGGCGACGAACTGCTGTCCGGCGACACCGAGAACACGAACGCGACGTGGCTCGCCCGGCGCCTCTCGGCGGCCGGCGCGACCGTCCCGCGAATCCTCACCGTCCCGGACGACGAGGCCGTCATCGCCGAGGCCGTCCGCCGGTTCCACGGGGCCTTCGACGCCGTCATCGTCACCGGCGGCATCGGCGGGACGCCCGACGACGTGACGAAGGCCGGCGTCGCGGCCGCCTTCGACCGCGACGTCGTCGTCCC
The DNA window shown above is from Haloarcula halobia and carries:
- a CDS encoding (Fe-S)-binding protein, with the translated sequence MSVALQTVTRPTFWRIGDVGKAVFYYLAAVALLVFLFGTYERVRRYTRGSEDPFDRLDDLPGRTLAAARLALSNRKQLDRDVVAGVMHAFVVWGFLTLLIGTTILGIDMDLYRPLTGDSFFVGDFYLSYSFVMDAMGLLFVVGVGVALWRRYGRRLERLHGRHTSREDGLFLGALFVLGVGGYVTEGLRILGTSAVRDVSFETVSFVGWSIAEAFSAAGVTPQMATTAYPAVWWSHALVALWFVAWVPYAKPFHMLSSFANLVTRDEQAGVRLPGVPADAAPEDIGPSEIDDFSWKQLLDHDACTKCGRCSSVCPAKASGRPLDPRDVILDLKRYREDVDAGGESVPIVADGGAASSARGTSSDASDGRTSVIDAETMESCMSCMACMDACPVDIEHVTQFTEMNRRLTESGEMNEHVQDAMMNVFQHGNTFGDPGRTRPDWTDDLAFEVPDAREEPVEFLWYVGDYPSYDERNRRVARALARVFEAADVDYGILYEAEQTAGNDVRRVGEEGLYEMLVKDNAAAIGDCEYDSIVCTDPHAYNTFKNEYPEFEACEWEAGDVYHYTQVVADLAESGALGLRGDELDYTVTYHDPCHLGRYNDVFEAPRDLVRATGADLHEMPRNRADSFCCGGGGGGLWMDFEEDTKPSEERLREALEDTDAPVETFVVACPMCMTMYEDGRKTGGYEDDIEVVGITELLAEAVDA